A stretch of Helicobacter pylori oki112 DNA encodes these proteins:
- a CDS encoding AtpZ/AtpI family protein, with amino-acid sequence MKKPKYYKFIEGANYLSLGLSMVVAILMGVAIGYGLKKLTHVSWLFWLGVIWGVLASFLNVYKAYKNMQKDYEELAKDPKYTQNKTK; translated from the coding sequence TTGAAAAAGCCAAAGTATTATAAATTCATAGAGGGGGCGAATTATTTGAGCTTGGGGCTTTCTATGGTGGTAGCGATCCTTATGGGCGTGGCTATAGGCTATGGGCTTAAAAAACTCACTCATGTTTCGTGGCTTTTTTGGCTTGGGGTTATTTGGGGCGTGTTAGCGAGCTTTCTTAATGTCTATAAGGCTTATAAAAACATGCAAAAAGACTATGAAGAACTAGCCAAAGACCCTAAATACACACAAAACAAAACAAAATAA
- a CDS encoding YbfB/YjiJ family MFS transporter has product MRVFVCFLGVFVSNGLARFGYVVLIPLLILSGSLTPHQSFQLGIAVLMGYVFGSFLIQFLSPLMSLESIAKISFGLIALSFLVCYFDSIPFFWLWIWRFIAGVASSALMILVAPLSLPYVKENKRALVGGFIFSAVGIGSVFSGFVLPWISSYNIKWAWIFLGGSCLIAFILSLVGLKTRSLRKRSVKKEESAFKIPFHLWLLLISCALNAIGFLPHTLFWVDYLIRHLNISPTIAGTSWAFFGFGATLGSLISGPMAQKLGAKNANIFILILKSIACFLPIFFHQISLLNLSIFVMGAATTANINLFSMMALKIAGAKHFAKASSWVVFSFGIFQALFSYLFTIFLGDLGYLLIFVICGVCLVLSFIVLFPIKMQTATNK; this is encoded by the coding sequence ATGCGCGTGTTTGTTTGTTTTTTAGGGGTTTTTGTGTCTAACGGCTTGGCTCGTTTTGGCTATGTGGTTTTAATCCCCCTACTCATTTTATCAGGGAGTTTAACCCCACACCAAAGCTTCCAACTGGGTATTGCGGTGTTAATGGGCTATGTTTTTGGGAGTTTTTTAATCCAATTTTTAAGCCCGTTAATGTCATTAGAAAGCATCGCTAAAATCAGTTTTGGTTTGATCGCTTTGAGTTTTTTAGTCTGTTATTTTGATAGTATCCCTTTCTTTTGGCTTTGGATCTGGCGTTTTATCGCCGGTGTGGCTAGCAGCGCGTTAATGATTTTAGTCGCCCCTCTCTCTTTACCCTATGTCAAAGAAAATAAAAGAGCCTTAGTGGGGGGGTTTATTTTCAGCGCTGTAGGCATTGGATCTGTCTTTAGCGGGTTTGTTCTGCCATGGATTAGCTCTTATAATATCAAATGGGCTTGGATTTTTTTAGGGGGCAGTTGTTTGATAGCCTTTATCCTTTCCTTAGTGGGGTTAAAAACCCGCTCTTTAAGGAAAAGATCCGTTAAAAAAGAAGAAAGCGCGTTTAAAATCCCCTTTCATTTGTGGTTATTGCTCATTTCTTGCGCGCTCAATGCGATTGGTTTTTTACCGCACACGCTTTTTTGGGTGGATTATTTGATCCGTCATTTAAATATCTCCCCCACTATCGCTGGAACTTCGTGGGCATTTTTTGGCTTTGGCGCTACGCTTGGCTCTTTAATCAGCGGCCCCATGGCTCAAAAGCTAGGGGCTAAAAACGCCAATATCTTTATCCTTATTTTAAAATCTATCGCATGCTTTTTGCCCATTTTTTTCCACCAAATCTCTTTACTCAATTTAAGCATCTTTGTAATGGGAGCGGCTACAACTGCCAATATCAATTTATTCAGCATGATGGCTTTAAAAATTGCAGGCGCAAAGCATTTCGCTAAAGCGTCTTCGTGGGTGGTGTTTTCTTTTGGCATTTTCCAAGCGCTTTTTTCGTATCTTTTTACGATTTTTTTAGGGGATTTGGGCTATCTTTTGATTTTTGTCATTTGTGGGGTGTGTTTGGTTTTAAGCTTCATCGTTCTTTTCCCCATTAAAATGCAAACAGCTACCAATAAATAG
- a CDS encoding CobW family GTP-binding protein, which produces MPKIPITLITGFLGSGKTSFLSEYLNQIDHQGVALIINEIGQAALDQRILSVQYCGEKMLYLNAGCVCCNKRMDLVESLKAALNDYEWRGEILKHIIIETTGLANPAPILWTILSDTFLGAHFEIQSVVVCVDALNARVHLTNNEAREQIVFADSVLLTKTDLQNDSTALIKLKERLWAINPSTEIFDKRAIDYESLFSRKNRVHRVILPAKDSHSQGFETLSINFEGAMEWSAFGIWLSLLLHQYGTQILRIKGIIDIGSDLLVSVNGVMHIIYPPKHILKDQNGSNLVFIMHHLEREKILNSLKGFKDFLGIKGFETP; this is translated from the coding sequence ATGCCTAAAATCCCTATCACGCTCATCACCGGTTTTTTAGGCAGCGGTAAAACGAGTTTTTTAAGCGAGTATTTAAACCAAATAGATCACCAAGGCGTCGCTCTTATCATCAATGAAATCGGTCAAGCCGCCTTGGATCAACGCATCTTAAGCGTTCAGTATTGCGGTGAAAAAATGCTCTATCTTAACGCAGGGTGCGTGTGTTGCAACAAACGCATGGATTTAGTGGAGTCTCTAAAAGCCGCACTCAATGACTATGAATGGCGTGGCGAAATTTTAAAGCACATCATCATTGAAACCACCGGTTTAGCCAACCCGGCGCCGATTTTATGGACGATTTTGAGCGACACTTTTTTAGGGGCGCATTTTGAGATTCAAAGCGTGGTGGTTTGCGTGGATGCATTGAATGCTAGAGTGCATTTAACCAACAATGAAGCTAGAGAGCAAATCGTTTTTGCTGATAGCGTTTTGTTGACCAAAACGGATTTGCAAAACGACAGCACGGCTTTAATCAAATTAAAAGAGCGCTTGTGGGCCATTAACCCTAGCACGGAAATTTTTGACAAGAGGGCGATAGACTATGAGAGTCTCTTTTCACGCAAAAATAGGGTGCATCGTGTGATCTTGCCAGCAAAAGATTCGCACTCGCAAGGCTTTGAAACTTTAAGCATTAATTTTGAAGGGGCGATGGAATGGAGCGCGTTTGGGATTTGGCTGAGTTTGTTATTGCATCAATACGGCACGCAGATTTTACGCATCAAGGGGATTATTGATATTGGAAGCGATCTTTTGGTGAGTGTTAACGGCGTGATGCATATCATTTACCCGCCTAAACATATTTTAAAGGATCAAAACGGCTCTAATCTCGTTTTTATCATGCACCATTTAGAGCGTGAAAAAATCTTAAATTCCTTAAAGGGTTTTAAGGATTTTCTCGGCATCAAGGGTTTTGAAACCCCATAA
- a CDS encoding carbon-nitrogen hydrolase family protein codes for MKIKNPAKRILKTAVIQMQSKPYALNENLQLALNLAKEAHDKGANLIVLPELFDSGYCTNDKDAEFGINLKAIEHGKLKNESLSALSNFAKSNKVHLVACSIEKTNQKLYDSAYIIPPKGKIVGKHRKIYLWGDEKSRFKRGKKYEVFTLDFGDFSAKVGLQICYEIGFGVGANLLALQGAEVLIYPSAFGKARAYNWDLLSRARALENGCFVCACNHSGEETNAQLKQTLEFAGDSRIIAPNGKIIAQATKLNEVIIAEMDLNEVALQRQKIPYLQDFDTKLTKKGFGKLT; via the coding sequence TTGAAAATAAAAAATCCCGCTAAAAGAATCCTAAAAACCGCCGTGATTCAAATGCAATCCAAACCCTACGCCTTAAATGAAAACCTGCAATTAGCACTCAACTTGGCCAAAGAAGCCCACGACAAAGGTGCGAATCTCATTGTTTTACCGGAATTGTTTGATAGTGGTTATTGCACGAATGATAAGGATGCAGAGTTTGGGATAAATCTTAAAGCGATAGAGCATGGAAAGCTAAAAAACGAGTCGTTGAGTGCGTTAAGTAATTTTGCAAAATCTAATAAAGTGCATCTAGTGGCATGTAGCATTGAAAAAACCAATCAAAAACTCTACGACAGCGCTTATATCATTCCACCAAAAGGAAAAATCGTTGGAAAACACCGCAAGATTTATTTGTGGGGCGATGAAAAATCGCGCTTCAAAAGGGGTAAAAAATACGAGGTTTTTACGCTGGATTTTGGGGATTTTAGCGCGAAAGTGGGTTTGCAAATTTGCTATGAAATCGGCTTTGGCGTAGGCGCGAACCTGTTAGCGTTACAAGGAGCGGAGGTTTTAATTTACCCTAGCGCGTTTGGCAAAGCTAGGGCTTATAATTGGGATTTATTGAGCAGGGCTAGAGCGTTAGAAAATGGCTGCTTTGTGTGTGCGTGCAATCATAGTGGGGAAGAAACTAACGCTCAATTAAAACAAACGCTAGAATTTGCCGGCGATTCAAGAATCATCGCGCCCAATGGGAAAATCATCGCGCAAGCCACTAAACTCAATGAGGTCATTATCGCTGAAATGGATTTGAACGAAGTGGCACTGCAACGCCAAAAAATCCCTTATTTACAAGATTTTGACACCAAACTCACCAAAAAGGGGTTTGGAAAACTCACTTAA
- a CDS encoding polysaccharide deacetylase family protein: protein MAKEILVAYGVDIDAVAGWLGSYGGEDSPDDISRGLFAGEVGIPRLLKLFKKYHLPATWFAPGHSIETFPEQMKMIVDAGHEVGAHGYSHENPIAMSAKQEEDVLLKSVELIKDLTGKAPTGYVAPWWEFSNITNELLLKHGFKYDHSLMHNDFTPYYVRVGDSWSKIDYSLEAKDWMKPLIRGVETNLVEIPANWYLDDLPPMMFIKKSPNSFGFVSPHDIGQMWIDQFDWVYREMDYAVFSMTIHPDVSGRPQVLLMHEKIIEHINKHEGVRWVTFNEIADDFLKRNPRKK, encoded by the coding sequence ATGGCAAAAGAAATTTTAGTGGCTTATGGCGTGGATATTGATGCGGTGGCTGGTTGGCTAGGGAGCTATGGTGGGGAGGATTCGCCTGATGATATTTCGCGCGGGCTTTTTGCGGGTGAAGTGGGGATCCCACGGCTTTTGAAATTGTTTAAAAAATACCATCTCCCTGCGACTTGGTTTGCGCCGGGGCATTCTATTGAAACTTTTCCAGAGCAAATGAAAATGATCGTGGATGCAGGGCATGAAGTGGGCGCGCATGGGTATTCGCATGAAAACCCTATCGCTATGAGCGCTAAGCAAGAAGAAGATGTTTTGTTAAAAAGCGTTGAATTGATTAAAGATCTCACCGGCAAAGCCCCCACAGGCTATGTGGCGCCGTGGTGGGAGTTTTCTAATATCACTAATGAATTGCTTTTAAAACACGGCTTCAAATACGACCACTCGCTCATGCACAATGATTTCACGCCCTATTATGTGCGCGTGGGGGATAGTTGGAGCAAGATTGATTATAGTTTGGAAGCCAAGGATTGGATGAAGCCTTTAATCCGTGGGGTGGAAACAAATTTAGTGGAAATCCCTGCGAATTGGTATTTGGACGATTTACCGCCGATGATGTTTATCAAAAAATCCCCCAATAGCTTTGGTTTTGTAAGCCCACACGATATAGGGCAAATGTGGATCGATCAATTTGATTGGGTTTATCGTGAGATGGATTATGCGGTGTTTAGCATGACAATCCACCCTGATGTGAGCGGACGCCCGCAAGTGTTGCTCATGCATGAAAAAATCATTGAGCATATCAACAAGCATGAGGGCGTGCGTTGGGTAACATTCAATGAAATCGCTGACGATTTCTTAAAACGAAACCCCAGAAAAAAATAG
- a CDS encoding DNA-methyltransferase translates to MQDYRTLTLENIYAPDEITDALSLLQSCGIESIVNPSNITLNFDIVDLKMLESTTQNTLVQKTLEELYKIRSFSSQNGKIVFKSFNKAKKVANKKQNAKARLAYESYKKEFSKETNEIQSCLNQIYCEDSLEFLKKLPNNCIDIVLTSPPYNFGINYSTTQDANLWQEYFNTLFAIFKECIRVLKSGGRIIVNIQPMFSDYIPTHHFISKFFIDEGLIWKGEILWEKNNYNCKYCTWGSWKSPAAPYLKYSWEFIEIFCKNNLKKEGDKDSIDITDDEFKKWVYAKWNFAPERNMKQYGHDAMFPEELVKRCLKLFSYQNDIVLDPFNGAGTTTKVAKQLGRSFIGIDISEKYCEVARARLKEVTNLFN, encoded by the coding sequence ATGCAGGATTATAGAACTCTCACGCTAGAAAATATTTATGCACCAGATGAGATAACAGACGCACTTTCATTGTTACAATCTTGCGGTATTGAATCGATTGTTAATCCTTCAAATATCACGCTTAATTTTGACATTGTGGATTTAAAAATGCTTGAATCTACTACACAAAATACGCTGGTTCAAAAGACATTAGAGGAGTTATATAAAATTCGCTCATTTTCTAGTCAAAATGGCAAAATCGTGTTTAAGAGCTTCAACAAAGCCAAAAAAGTCGCCAACAAAAAGCAAAACGCAAAGGCAAGATTGGCTTACGAATCTTACAAAAAAGAGTTTAGCAAGGAGACAAATGAGATTCAAAGCTGTCTTAATCAAATTTACTGCGAAGATAGCTTGGAGTTTTTAAAAAAGCTCCCAAATAATTGCATAGATATAGTGCTAACTTCGCCACCTTACAACTTTGGCATCAATTACAGCACAACGCAGGATGCAAATCTTTGGCAAGAGTATTTCAACACGCTTTTTGCCATTTTTAAAGAGTGTATTCGTGTATTAAAAAGCGGAGGGCGAATCATTGTCAATATCCAACCTATGTTTAGCGATTATATCCCTACACACCATTTTATCAGCAAATTTTTCATTGATGAAGGGCTTATTTGGAAAGGCGAGATTTTATGGGAAAAGAACAACTACAACTGCAAATACTGTACTTGGGGAAGCTGGAAAAGCCCTGCTGCACCATATTTAAAATATTCGTGGGAGTTTATTGAAATTTTTTGCAAAAATAACCTTAAAAAAGAGGGCGATAAAGACAGCATTGACATAACCGATGATGAATTTAAAAAGTGGGTTTATGCAAAGTGGAACTTTGCCCCAGAACGCAACATGAAACAATATGGGCATGATGCAATGTTCCCAGAAGAATTAGTAAAGCGGTGTTTAAAACTATTTTCCTATCAAAATGATATTGTATTAGATCCATTTAATGGTGCAGGAACAACGACAAAAGTCGCCAAACAATTAGGGCGCAGTTTTATAGGCATAGACATTAGCGAAAAGTATTGTGAAGTAGCAAGAGCAAGACTAAAAGAAGTAACAAATTTATTTAATTGA